Proteins found in one uncultured Campylobacter sp. genomic segment:
- a CDS encoding proton-conducting transporter membrane subunit, whose protein sequence is MISVYTLFIVSAVISILLYCAPKTAVKVGFGLGAISCFYAMCHFVANMGVSDSFILGGTFLYAPKFALSPLGNFFSFVVVFIGFASSVYGMSYAEEYIGKANIGVFACLFNTFILSMLLVISADNVFCFAVLWELMTLISSFLIIVNDGKGTLKAVMVYLGIAQIGAFCITCGLLIIANYAGSFEFAKWGNVNMPMGASVAAFILFLVGFGSKAGMWPFHVWLPQAHPAAPSNVSALMSGVMIKVALFTLVKFTLFLPLSIYFGLAVLILGAASSLFGVLYALCQHDFKALLAYHSVENIGIILLGLGTGIYGVAAGNVTLAAVGFLAGCYHVVNHAIFKGLLFLCAGSVIHATHTQNMDVLGGLAKKMPLTAIGMFIGIMGIAALPPVNGFVSEWFTYQGMLQGAKESGIFIRYAFSLAVVALALTGVLVGMHLKLYAVIFAGTPRDEKIWENAKESPLGMVLGMIILMIGCVGFGVGAHFIVDYIMQAVNSITSNSGYVASLGASSITSPLGSIVSTPLIAVILCSTMLLPFIILAVMKANRDKPRETDPWACGFKYSPRMQMTGGPFTGDLRKIMDWLFRGHKRRIEQNGYFGPIEYHNHPQDIWWTIIYQPVIDWSKKVADKIGIIQSGYANLYTLYILIYLCAILGVGYFLI, encoded by the coding sequence ATGATAAGCGTCTATACTTTATTTATCGTCAGTGCAGTAATTAGTATCCTTTTATACTGCGCTCCAAAAACTGCCGTTAAGGTGGGATTTGGATTAGGTGCTATCAGCTGTTTTTACGCGATGTGTCATTTCGTAGCCAATATGGGCGTAAGCGACAGCTTCATTTTGGGCGGTACTTTCTTATATGCGCCAAAATTTGCTTTAAGCCCGCTTGGAAATTTCTTCAGCTTCGTAGTCGTTTTTATAGGCTTTGCAAGCAGCGTTTACGGTATGAGCTACGCCGAGGAATATATCGGAAAGGCAAATATTGGCGTTTTTGCATGTTTATTTAATACCTTCATCTTATCTATGCTTTTAGTCATCAGCGCAGATAATGTATTTTGCTTCGCTGTTTTATGGGAGCTTATGACACTAATCTCGTCATTTCTAATCATAGTAAACGATGGCAAAGGCACGCTCAAAGCCGTTATGGTATATCTAGGTATAGCGCAGATCGGTGCATTTTGTATCACCTGTGGATTACTTATCATTGCAAACTACGCAGGCAGCTTTGAATTTGCAAAGTGGGGAAACGTAAATATGCCGATGGGTGCTTCCGTAGCAGCATTCATCTTGTTTTTGGTCGGCTTCGGCTCAAAAGCTGGAATGTGGCCTTTTCACGTTTGGCTACCGCAAGCTCACCCTGCGGCTCCATCAAATGTCTCTGCGCTAATGAGCGGCGTTATGATTAAAGTAGCGCTCTTTACCCTTGTTAAATTTACACTATTTTTGCCGCTAAGCATCTATTTTGGGCTTGCAGTTTTGATCCTAGGAGCAGCTAGCTCGCTTTTCGGCGTTTTATACGCATTGTGCCAGCACGACTTCAAAGCGCTTCTTGCGTATCACTCGGTCGAAAATATCGGCATTATCCTACTAGGTCTTGGCACCGGAATTTACGGCGTCGCAGCAGGCAATGTAACGTTAGCTGCAGTCGGATTTTTAGCAGGCTGTTACCACGTAGTAAATCACGCGATATTCAAAGGCCTTTTATTCTTATGCGCAGGCTCAGTAATCCACGCTACTCATACGCAAAATATGGACGTGCTAGGAGGGCTAGCTAAAAAAATGCCTCTAACCGCTATCGGTATGTTTATCGGTATCATGGGTATCGCAGCGCTTCCTCCGGTAAACGGCTTCGTTTCAGAGTGGTTTACCTATCAAGGAATGCTTCAAGGTGCTAAGGAAAGTGGAATTTTCATTAGATATGCCTTCTCTTTAGCTGTGGTCGCACTTGCGCTTACGGGCGTTTTAGTCGGTATGCACCTTAAGCTTTATGCGGTAATCTTCGCAGGAACCCCAAGGGATGAAAAAATTTGGGAAAATGCAAAAGAAAGCCCATTAGGAATGGTTTTAGGAATGATCATTTTGATGATAGGCTGCGTGGGATTTGGTGTAGGCGCACACTTCATAGTTGATTACATAATGCAGGCGGTAAATTCTATCACTTCCAATAGCGGCTATGTCGCAAGCCTAGGCGCTTCGTCAATCACTTCGCCTTTGGGAAGTATCGTTTCAACTCCCCTTATTGCAGTGATTTTGTGTTCTACAATGCTGCTTCCGTTTATCATCCTAGCGGTTATGAAAGCAAATCGCGACAAACCTCGTGAGACCGATCCTTGGGCGTGCGGCTTTAAATATAGCCCTCGCATGCAAATGACCGGCGGTCCTTTTACCGGCGATTTAAGAAAGATTATGGACTGGTTATTTAGAGGTCATAAACGCAGAATAGAGCAAAACGGCTACTTCGGACCGATCGAGTATCACAACCACCCACAAGACATTTGGTGGACGATAATTTATCAACCGGTAATCGATTGGAGTAAGAAGGTCGCCGATAAGATAGGAATTATTCAAAGCGGCTATGCAAATTTATATACGCTTTACATCCTAATCTATCTTTGCGCGATACTGGGCGTCGGATATTTCTTGATCTAG
- a CDS encoding 3'-to-5' oligoribonuclease B translates to MKIYHLSHTDLDGYGAQFVAAHYLTDVEFFNANYGKEINEKFELILERIDERLAADADEKSLVLITDLNLLPAQCEKFSGELARRNARVILLDHHQSGLECAKKFPWYFLDSSRCATKITYDFFSAMFGGSPRLDKLVRVVNAVDIWLKDESEFELGKVCLGMVSGAKEINKIMFERESRDYIFFLLEKIFKFQDEPNAHIALDSALHGIKKEFFKSERDDTLSNLVSHFVVARLSTQKQRFEISYLDKKGILTYNIGNVSVIGNDFLTQNPDVDFFIDVTSKKTLSFRADGKIDVSEMAKLLLGGGGHVNASGGMFAGFKDASSYEAVKAQIVDLIEKKTQISKEEDEK, encoded by the coding sequence ATGAAAATATATCACCTCAGCCACACCGATCTAGACGGCTACGGCGCGCAGTTCGTCGCGGCGCACTATTTGACAGACGTGGAATTTTTCAACGCCAACTACGGCAAGGAGATAAACGAAAAATTTGAACTCATCCTCGAGCGCATCGACGAGCGGCTTGCCGCAGACGCAGACGAAAAAAGCCTAGTTTTAATCACTGATCTAAATTTACTGCCCGCGCAATGCGAGAAATTTAGCGGCGAGCTAGCCCGTCGTAACGCCCGCGTGATACTTCTGGATCATCATCAAAGCGGACTTGAGTGCGCGAAAAAATTCCCGTGGTATTTTTTGGACTCATCGCGCTGCGCCACGAAGATCACCTATGATTTTTTCAGTGCGATGTTCGGCGGTTCGCCGCGGCTGGATAAGCTCGTGCGCGTCGTAAACGCCGTGGACATCTGGCTAAAAGACGAGAGCGAGTTTGAGCTCGGCAAGGTCTGCCTCGGCATGGTCTCGGGCGCGAAAGAGATCAATAAGATCATGTTCGAGCGGGAGAGCAGGGATTATATCTTTTTCTTGCTAGAAAAAATTTTTAAATTTCAAGACGAGCCGAACGCACACATCGCGCTAGATAGCGCACTGCACGGCATAAAGAAAGAATTTTTTAAAAGCGAGCGCGACGATACGCTAAGCAATCTCGTCTCGCATTTCGTAGTCGCCCGCCTAAGCACGCAAAAGCAGCGCTTTGAGATCAGCTACCTCGATAAAAAGGGCATTTTGACCTACAATATCGGCAACGTAAGCGTCATCGGCAACGACTTTTTGACGCAAAACCCTGATGTCGATTTTTTCATCGACGTAACGAGCAAGAAAACACTCAGCTTCCGCGCCGACGGCAAGATCGACGTAAGCGAAATGGCAAAGCTGCTCCTCGGCGGCGGCGGACACGTAAATGCGAGCGGCGGGATGTTTGCGGGCTTTAAGGACGCGAGCTCGTACGAAGCCGTAAAGGCGCAAATCGTGGATCTGATCGAGAAAAAAACCCAAATTTCAAAGGAAGAAGATGAAAAATAA
- a CDS encoding molybdopterin dinucleotide binding domain-containing protein: MAGSVDEKTDAEFPIQLLTTRKVYEYAGGAMTRRSKTVEQGGDAIGPIAEMNPKLAERYGISQGDFIVAWSRYGYIAIKADITECIMDGIIQMSYHYWESCCNELTSGGWDLIAKTPTFKAAIQIKKIDEEEFLRIRELKRIKFQTNKVVYDDFHHHPIKF, from the coding sequence ATGGCGGGCTCCGTGGACGAGAAGACCGATGCGGAGTTCCCGATCCAGCTTCTAACTACGCGTAAGGTTTACGAGTACGCAGGAGGCGCGATGACTAGGCGCTCTAAGACCGTCGAGCAGGGCGGCGACGCGATAGGACCGATTGCGGAAATGAATCCGAAACTCGCCGAACGATATGGAATTTCGCAGGGCGATTTCATCGTCGCGTGGAGCCGCTACGGCTATATCGCGATCAAGGCGGACATCACAGAGTGTATAATGGATGGTATCATTCAGATGTCTTATCACTACTGGGAGAGCTGCTGCAACGAGCTAACCAGCGGCGGCTGGGATCTCATCGCCAAAACGCCTACGTTTAAGGCGGCGATTCAGATTAAAAAGATCGATGAAGAGGAATTTTTGCGTATCCGCGAGCTTAAGCGCATTAAGTTTCAGACCAACAAGGTCGTTTACGACGACTTCCACCACCATCCGATTAAATTCTAA
- a CDS encoding NADH-quinone oxidoreductase subunit H produces the protein MQTIQTIFLMIFQVAVIVLVAPLFDGMARKLRAKLQSKQGSDFFQTYRDIIKLFKRGRTVPACSHWVFRWAPFFLFATSAAILAAIPITYSKDTLFGAYSDIFVILYLGALLRFVFGAASIDSGNPFAATGGGREQMLAVFVEPVMMMCLIVVMMAAGTSNLVEIQQMVRSGQIGYQIPSFAVASIAFLWCMYVETGRKPFDLAEAEQELQEGLLGEYAGSDLGLVQAALILKQFAMIGLFLTIFEPWNFSNPFLAIIIFVLKTGVFYVAAVFIDNFGPRFRMTSSMRKISCGALAIAFAALTLYVVGF, from the coding sequence ATGCAGACTATACAAACTATATTTTTAATGATATTTCAAGTCGCGGTTATCGTCCTAGTCGCTCCGCTCTTCGACGGTATGGCGAGAAAACTTCGAGCCAAACTTCAGTCGAAACAAGGAAGCGATTTTTTCCAGACTTACCGCGATATTATTAAGCTTTTTAAGCGCGGCAGAACCGTTCCTGCGTGCAGCCACTGGGTATTTAGATGGGCGCCGTTTTTCCTATTCGCTACTTCGGCAGCGATTTTGGCGGCTATTCCTATTACATACAGCAAAGATACTCTTTTCGGAGCGTATTCGGATATTTTCGTTATCCTATATCTAGGCGCGCTTTTGCGCTTTGTATTCGGTGCGGCTTCGATAGACAGCGGTAACCCGTTTGCCGCAACCGGCGGTGGACGCGAGCAGATGCTTGCCGTTTTTGTCGAGCCTGTTATGATGATGTGCCTAATTGTAGTAATGATGGCTGCGGGAACTTCAAATTTAGTTGAGATCCAGCAGATGGTACGCAGCGGTCAGATCGGCTATCAAATTCCAAGCTTTGCCGTCGCCTCGATTGCATTTTTATGGTGTATGTATGTCGAGACCGGCAGAAAGCCATTTGATCTTGCCGAAGCCGAACAAGAGCTTCAAGAAGGTTTACTTGGCGAATATGCAGGCAGCGATCTAGGCTTAGTGCAAGCGGCGCTTATTTTGAAGCAATTTGCGATGATCGGATTATTCCTAACGATATTTGAGCCGTGGAATTTTAGCAATCCGTTTTTGGCGATCATAATCTTTGTGCTAAAAACCGGCGTATTTTACGTAGCAGCCGTTTTCATCGACAACTTTGGACCACGCTTCAGAATGACTTCGAGCATGCGCAAAATTTCATGCGGCGCTCTTGCCATTGCTTTTGCGGCATTAACGCTTTACGTAGTAGGATTTTAA
- the rpsO gene encoding 30S ribosomal protein S15 yields the protein MALDTAQKAQIVAKFARREKDTGSAEVQIALLTERITLLTTHLQANPKDFSSRLGLLKLVGQRKRMMKYLKNKDYAVYSKLVNELNLRDK from the coding sequence ATGGCTTTAGACACGGCTCAAAAAGCACAGATAGTTGCGAAATTCGCTAGAAGAGAGAAAGATACAGGTTCTGCGGAGGTGCAAATCGCGCTTCTTACCGAGAGGATCACGCTTCTTACCACTCATTTGCAAGCAAATCCGAAAGATTTTTCATCTCGCTTAGGACTGCTAAAGCTAGTAGGTCAGCGCAAAAGAATGATGAAATATCTTAAAAACAAAGACTACGCAGTTTACTCTAAGCTCGTTAACGAGTTAAATTTAAGAGATAAATAA
- a CDS encoding Rrf2 family transcriptional regulator, which yields MLFTKASEYALLSMICIAGKNESMDVDSISSELGISRSFLAKILQNLARARLLNSFKGAKGGFVLARNADEITLSEIIKSAERRKATVFDCTAEGIDACPNGRTLCRVNLMFGELQEKVDEYMDTITLANIIGKERK from the coding sequence ATGCTTTTTACTAAAGCAAGCGAATACGCCCTGCTTTCAATGATCTGCATCGCCGGTAAGAATGAGTCTATGGACGTCGATTCGATCTCTAGCGAGCTTGGAATTTCACGCAGCTTTTTGGCTAAAATTTTACAAAATTTGGCGCGCGCGAGACTTTTAAATTCCTTCAAAGGCGCCAAAGGCGGCTTTGTGCTCGCGCGCAATGCGGACGAGATCACGCTAAGCGAGATCATCAAAAGCGCCGAAAGACGCAAGGCGACGGTGTTTGATTGCACCGCCGAGGGGATCGACGCCTGCCCGAACGGTCGCACGCTGTGCCGCGTCAATTTAATGTTCGGCGAGCTTCAGGAAAAGGTCGATGAGTATATGGATACGATCACGCTAGCAAACATCATCGGCAAAGAGCGCAAATGA
- a CDS encoding 4Fe-4S dicluster domain-containing protein, which translates to MKQHKFVICDYKRCIGCTTCMAACYSSAYERGKLAKSRLTVLRQAYGVMPTQCRQCDDGPCANVCPTGALRFDNNYIELHEEICIGCKMCTLACPYGAISSNAELMPSVNYAVEPKYYLEIESQAGAKSTAIKCDLCNGRENGPACVEVCPTSAIIMIDPKEGKHKLGFAIDYDAANAFAKDVLNGEISCVAKKEGGAK; encoded by the coding sequence ATGAAACAACATAAATTTGTAATCTGCGATTACAAACGATGTATCGGTTGCACGACGTGCATGGCGGCCTGTTACTCAAGTGCCTACGAGCGCGGCAAGCTTGCTAAATCGCGACTTACCGTGCTTAGACAGGCTTACGGCGTTATGCCTACGCAGTGCAGGCAGTGCGATGACGGACCATGCGCAAATGTCTGCCCTACCGGTGCGCTTCGCTTCGATAATAACTATATCGAATTGCACGAAGAAATTTGCATCGGATGCAAGATGTGTACGCTCGCCTGTCCTTATGGCGCGATCAGCTCGAATGCCGAGCTTATGCCGTCAGTAAATTATGCGGTCGAGCCGAAGTATTATCTCGAGATCGAAAGCCAAGCGGGCGCCAAAAGCACCGCCATCAAATGCGATCTATGCAACGGACGCGAGAACGGTCCTGCATGCGTCGAGGTTTGCCCAACTAGCGCTATCATTATGATAGATCCTAAAGAAGGTAAGCATAAATTGGGCTTTGCGATAGACTACGATGCGGCTAATGCTTTTGCAAAAGACGTGTTAAACGGCGAAATCAGTTGCGTCGCCAAAAAAGAAGGAGGCGCAAAATGA
- the dctP gene encoding TRAP transporter substrate-binding protein DctP produces MKKIFLFACLMLLGSQLFGDDKVYRLRLASTWEATTPVLGAAAEDFKNYAESLSGGRLQIRIDTPSKHKASFGIFDFVKSGQYDLGYTSLYYYKGKDAKTMLWTAVPFGMTTDEQHAWYYYGGGRELNDKMFAQYGMKTFLMGSTGMQMGGWFKKEINSVADLQGLKFRIPGLGGEVMSKLGATINTVPTGELFMALEMGTIDAVEWVSPVYDMPLGFHKVAKYYYTGWQEPMGDCQLLVNQKALEKLPADLQAILEAAARLAGENFQNKGFYENARIWAELKAQFPDVQVRDFPADVIAALKKATNEILDEEAAKDPMFKEILDSQRAFLKIGREWNKISTVAYINNVSGIAGESTANPISAGSSGATSSDSASSENHSAASDSNATDGKNLGATK; encoded by the coding sequence ATGAAAAAGATTTTTTTGTTTGCATGTCTCATGCTTTTGGGTTCTCAGCTTTTCGGCGACGATAAGGTTTATCGCCTAAGACTTGCTAGCACGTGGGAGGCGACTACGCCCGTTTTGGGCGCTGCCGCTGAGGATTTTAAAAACTATGCCGAAAGCCTTAGTGGCGGTAGGCTTCAGATCCGCATCGATACGCCGAGCAAGCACAAGGCAAGCTTTGGCATATTCGACTTCGTCAAAAGCGGTCAATACGATCTAGGATATACTTCGCTTTATTATTATAAAGGCAAAGACGCCAAAACTATGCTCTGGACGGCAGTGCCTTTCGGTATGACTACTGATGAGCAGCACGCGTGGTATTACTATGGTGGTGGGCGAGAACTTAATGATAAGATGTTCGCACAATACGGCATGAAGACCTTTTTGATGGGATCTACCGGCATGCAAATGGGTGGCTGGTTTAAAAAAGAGATCAACTCGGTTGCAGATTTGCAAGGGCTTAAATTCCGCATACCGGGGCTAGGCGGAGAGGTGATGAGCAAGCTGGGCGCTACTATAAACACGGTGCCTACGGGCGAGCTATTTATGGCGTTAGAAATGGGTACGATCGATGCGGTCGAGTGGGTAAGCCCTGTCTATGATATGCCACTTGGATTTCACAAAGTGGCTAAATACTACTACACAGGCTGGCAAGAGCCTATGGGGGACTGCCAACTGCTGGTAAATCAAAAGGCGCTAGAGAAGCTGCCTGCGGATCTTCAAGCGATCTTAGAGGCTGCAGCAAGACTTGCCGGAGAGAATTTCCAAAATAAGGGCTTTTATGAAAACGCTCGCATTTGGGCGGAGCTAAAAGCGCAGTTTCCGGATGTGCAGGTGCGCGACTTCCCTGCAGACGTGATAGCCGCGCTTAAAAAAGCAACGAATGAAATCTTAGACGAGGAAGCGGCGAAAGATCCGATGTTTAAAGAGATCCTAGACAGCCAGCGCGCATTTTTGAAAATCGGTAGAGAATGGAATAAAATAAGCACCGTAGCCTACATAAATAACGTAAGCGGTATTGCGGGGGAAAGTACAGCAAATCCAATCTCCGCAGGCTCTAGCGGTGCGACGAGCTCAGATTCTGCAAGCAGCGAAAATCACAGCGCTGCGAGCGACTCTAACGCGACGGACGGCAAAAATTTAGGCGCGACAAAGTAA